GCTTAAATAAGAACCAGCGATCGCCACACCTAATAAACGTTCATCCTGGCTTAATTTTCCTAAAACCTGCTTTAAAAAAGCCTGATGGACTTCAGGAATCAATATATTCTCTTCCATCTTTGTTATGTCTCACTTAAATATGAAAATTCTAGAGTAAATTTACGAAATCCCTAATAACTCAGGTGATATTTCTAGAAGATCCGTATTTTTCTAGTTGTTAATCTTATCTTTTCTTTTGACTATATGACAATGAAACTCATCCAGGGCAACTTTAGAATCCTTAAAGCTGCACCTGATGGCGATTCCATTCGCTTCTATCCCAACAACCCTGAACTGTGGGATGAACGAGTTCAACCAAACCGTACTGGCGGCGCACAACTGCGCTTAGATAGTATTGATTCTCTAGAAACACATTTCCAAGCCAAAGGCGGTTTAGGTACACAACACCAACCTTTAGAATTAGCAGATGGTGCGGCTAACGAATTACTGAAATTTTTAGGCTTTAAAAAGATTACGCGCAACGACAGAGAAGTTGTAACGGCGGCGGAACCAGAAGAAGTTCCTGGCTATATTCTCACCAGCTTTGCTGATGTGTATGGTAGGAGTGTAGCTTTTGCCTTCAAAGGTAAATCGGATGTAGCGGATGGTAGTGAGATTTTTATAGATAAATCCCTGATTAAAAAAAGTGCTAACTACCACATGTTGAATAAAGGGTTAGCATACCCCACCTTTTATTCCAAGTTATATCCTGATATCCGCAAAGAGTTGACCATTGCCGCCGAGAAGGCGCGGAAAGAGAAAAAAGGTGTATGGGAATTAGACAAGACTAATGAAGGTTTTGTTTTAGAAGACTTAAAAACCATCACTGATGATGTAGTCATCTTGCCTAAACTATTTCGCCGTCTCCTTGGCTATCTCGGCATCAATGATGGTAGTGCAGAATTAGATGGATTTTCTAAATATTTAAAATCTTTGGGCGATCGCGTAATTATTCTACCAGAGGGTCATGTCACCGGCTTCCATTACGTTGTCAAAGTTGAAGGACAGAAGATTCAGTTAACTGTGCAACCAGAAGATTTAATTTTCTTGGAAAAGTAATTTATTGTTTGTAGTAAGGACTTTAGTCCTGATTTTCTTAGGATTAAATTCCTTACTACGAACTTTAACTTTGAGACAAACGCTGCAATTCCTCACCCGCTAAAAGTTGATGCGCTTTGGCTAGAAATTGAGGAATCTTATCAGCGTGGGGACTAGAGGAAAGACATTGTTTTAAATCCACCTCTGCTAATTTGTCGGCTTTGTTACCAGGGAACCAATGACTAGCGTTACCTAGCAAGTTGTACCGCATTTTGGCGTAATCTACTAAATCGTAAGCAGTAGCTAGATTCAACAACCATAAAATCACGCGGATATTTACTTGACCTGGGGTATCTTCTAATTTAGGTAAATTAGTTTGCCAAGTCTTTACCCAATCTTCGCCCAAGGTAGCGATCGCCGCTTCTTCCAACCTCGCTAAAATAGGTGGTAATATTTCAGATGCTCGGTCTACTAAGTCTAATGTCTTCAAGTGTTCATCAAAATCTTGAGGTTTAGCTGCACCTAAACTCAAGGTGTGTACTTGCGAATGACTCAAGCAAAACAAATCATTGAACACTATTGGACTCAAAGGTGTGCATAAATCCACTAATTTTTGAGGTGGACTATATAACTTACCTCCCTTATCCGTAGGACTAATAATAAATACACCCATATCATGACGGGTAGCCGCTTCAATAGCTGGCCAATTCCATTGATTAATGTAGTACCAATGCAGGTTGACATAATCAAATTGATTGGTATTAATTGCCTTTACAATTACATCCGTAGCACCGTGAGTAGAAAAGCCCACAAACCGGACTTTACCCTCGGCTTGCAACTGCCGTACTACATCCAAACAACCCCCTGGACGTACACTATAATCTAATAACTCAGCATTATTAATACCATGCAGTCCCAGTAGGTCTACATAATCTAACTGAAGATAACTCAGGGATTGCTCAAATGTGTTGCGGAACTCTTTTGCATCCGCTACTGGCGAAACTTTTGTTTGGACAATCAACTTTTCACGGGGAAACTTAGGTAATATTTTCCCTAACTGCATTTCCGAACTACCATAACCACGAGCAGTTTCAATATGATTAATACCAAGTTCAACAGCTCGATTAATAGTAGCTTCTAGATTTGCCTGATTATCAGCCGGAATATCCGAGTAACTAACATCTTGCCATTTATGTTGGTATCTCATGCCGCCGCAAGAGAACACCGGTATCTGTAATTGGGTGCGTCCAAATCGTCTATATAACATTAGTGGGAAGGGGAAAAGGGGAAGGGGGAAAGGTAAGAATTTGTTGTCTTAACCCTTTGCCCTTCCTATGGACTATGGACTAATGACTTTTTATGCTGCATTTTGCAACTCAGCTGTCCGTACTGATAACTGCTGTGTCTGATTACCCCGTTGTACTCTCACCTGTAAAGCTTGACCCAAGCGGCTATTTTCCACCACATTCTGTAATTGTTCAGCAGAAGTGATGGCTTGACCATCAACTTGGAGAATTACATCACCTCGACGAATACCAGCACTAGCAGCCGGAGAGTTGGGAACAACTCGAATCACCAAAACACCGTTTACTTCAGGAATGGCAAAAGCAGAGTTGGGGTCATTATTATTTTGTTGAGCTAATTCTGGTGTTAAAGTTGCCATCTGCACACCTAAATAGGGGTGAGCGACTTTACCATCTCGTTGTAGTTGTACCGCGATCGCTTTCGCTTTATCAATAGGAATCGCAAACCCAATCCCCATTGCATCAGCACGAATAGCGGTGTTAATCCCAATTACTTCACCCTTATCATTTAACAGGGGGCCACCAGAATTACCAGGGTTAATGGCTGCGTCAGTTTGAATAAAATCTAAACGCTTATCAGTAATCCCCACTTGGGCGCTAGAACGCTTGAGAGTGCTGACAATACCCAAAGTAACAGTATTATCGAAACCCAAAGGATTACCAACTGCGATCGCCCAATCTCCCACTTGCACAGAATTAGAAGAACCAAGCGGTGCAACAGGGAGACTATTACCAGCGTTGATTTTCACCACCGCTAAATCTGTAACTTCATCAATCCCTTGCACCGTACCCTCAAAACTTCGCCCATCCTTGAGCCGTACAGTCACGCGATCGGCCTTATCGACCACATGGGCATTAGTTAAAATTAAGCCACTTTTATCGATGATAAACCCAGAACCTAGACCACGCAATTGTTCTGATGGCAATTGGCCTTGAAAACCCTCACCAAAAAAACGCCGGAAAAATGGGTCTTCCATAAATGGGTCAACCCGCCGTGTAATAGTACGTTCCGTATCAATTCTCACCACAGCCGAACCAACACGGTTTACAGCTGCTGTCACAAAGCTGCTATTACCAACAGCCGCCGCAGCTGCTGATTGTTTTTGCGCAATTAATTCTGGTGCAGTAGACGTAGGTGCAGGTTCCGCTTGTGAAGGTAACACCCACAGACTGCTAACAGTTAACACAACCCCTATAAATATAGCTATTACATGAGTACCGAGTTGGCGTATAGTCTGTGGTATTTTGGCAAATTTCATATTTACAACCTAATCTAGAAGCCTAATTGTTGCCTAATAGTGAAAAATCCATTTAAAGTTATTTTGGCAAACTTATTTGGATAATCAACCCTACATACCGACTTCAGCATTCTAGTTGAAGCCTAAAGCAGTAACCTGTATGTAAATAAAGTTAATTGAACATTTCACCTAATAGCTATTGTAGAGATTCCCACTCCAGAGGTTCGGGTTTCACCAAAGAGTAGGGAGTGAGGGGAGATGTAGCTTTAGCTTCCCGTAGGGGAAGTGGGGGAAGAGGAGGAAGAGGAGGAAGACAAGCAAGACAAGGGAGATTAACAACTGTCAACTGGCCAATTAGGCTACGATCTGAAATATTACCAGTGCCATATTCAGCCATGAATGGATCAAACCGATTAGTTAAAGAATCCTTGCCTGTATCTCAAAAAGCCGAAGAACACCATAATCATGATGCAGAACACGACCATACAAATCACTCTCACGGGCAGGTCGAGTCGGTTCATCCCCACGTTCACAGCGAAGAATCTTTACGGCGAATTGTCAACCGCCTATCACGCATAGAAGGACACATTCGCGGAATTAAAACAATGGTGCAACAAGGTAGCCCTTGTCCAGACGTATTGTTACAAATTGCTGCTGTTCGAGGCGCGTTAGATAAAGTAGCAAGAATTGTTCTTGATGAACATTTAACCGAGTGTATTGCTAGAGCCTCCAAAGAAGGCAACATAGAAGTAGAAATTGAACAACTCAAAGCTGCTTTAGATCGATTTTTGCCTTAATTATTAAATTAAATTTGATTAAATAGGCTAAATAATAATAAGAAGATGGATAAAGTTTTTTACACTTGCTTCTTACTGCAATTAATTTGTAGGGTGGGCAATGCCCACCACATTATTTTAATAAAATGCAATGTGTTAATTAACTAAAGTTGTAAAATATTTGGACTAACCCAGTATCAAAAGTTTTGATGTTTTTCAAATCTAGTTGCGTTTCTAAACTTGAGTCATTAACAATCAAGGGAATCCCAGTACCTAAAATAATTGGATGTATTGAAAGAATCAACTCATCTATCAAATGATGTTGTAGAAAAAAATGAATTAATTGCGCACCACCAACTAACCAAATATTATTTCCATGAGACTGACATAATATGTTAACAAAATTTAGCCAATTACTATTAACAAATTTTGCATTATTTGCTGTTTCTCCTGATTCGGTTTTAGAAAATACAAAAACTTCCTTGTCCATGTAAGGATATTCTTCAAAGCTTAAAACTTGTTGATATGTCTTATTACCCAAAATTAAAGTGTCAACTTGGTCATAAAACTCGGTGTAACCATAATCTTGGTCAGTAAATAGCCAATCTATCTCTCCTGATTCTCTGGCAATGTATCCATCAAGACTAGAAGCAATGAATAAAATAATTTTTCGCATAATCTATATAACTTTTTAACTTGCGTAGGAATAATACAATTTCCTATTATGGTTTTACGGAGAAGTTATATAGATTATGCTTATCAAAAACTACCAATTCAATTATTCATTCATTAATAACTCAAATAAATCCGTTATTCTTCTACTTCACGGATTCATAGGTAATATAGATGAATTTGATGAAGCAATAAAATTACTAGGTGATGATTTTTCCTATCTAAGACTTGACTTACCTGGACATGGGAAAACTCAGGTATTAGGCGGAGATGAATATTATTCGATGGAAAAAACTGCTCAAGGTTTAATTAATTTATTAGATGAACTAAAAATTACTAAATGCTTCTTAGTCGGTTATTCAATGGGCGGAAGATTAGCATTATATCTAACTTTACATTTCCCCGAACTGTTCTATCAAGTAGTGTTAGAATCTGCATCCCCAGGTTTACCTACAGAAGTAGAACGATTAGAAAGAGTTAAACGTGATGCACAAATAGCTAAAGAATTAGCAAGAAGTGTCAATAAATCTGATTTTGCATCGTTTTTAATCAATTGGTATCATCAACCCATTTTTGGCAATATCAAATATCATCCAGAGTTTGAATCAATGCTAAAAAGTAGGTTACAAAATCAGCCTATTGAGTTAGTGAAATCATTACAATTCATGGGAACCGGAAGCCAACCCTCTCTATGGAAAAAGTTACAAGATAATCAAGTTCCTCTATTGTTATTAGTTGGTGAGCATGACGAGAAGTTTATAGAAATCAATAGAGAAATGGCTAAGATATCTCAATTATCCAAGCTCAATATTATCACTGATGCGGCTCATAATATCCACTTTGAGAATACCTTAGAATTTGTCCAGAAACTACAAGAATTTTTCTCTATTGCTTCTCTTTAGTTTGACTCTTAGTAGTAGGGGTTGGGGTAACAGTTTTTGATGCGGGATTGTTAGCCGTTGTTAATTCTTCTTGTAACATTTTCTGATAAACTCTGGGTAGAGCGCTACTGATAGAATTTGTTTCTATGCCATAGCCTAAACTTGTCCAAGTGGGTGAGAGTCGCCGCAAAACATCGTTGATTTTGCCTTGGTGCAATAGTTGAGAAATATCCACACCCCAAACTTTTGAATCATTTAACCAACGATAAACAACCAAATCTTGATATTCTGGTTCAAAACTATATCTAGACCAAAACATCATTGGCGATGGTTTTGGATGGTAGCGGGGAGCAATTTGATACCAAGTGGTGTTGATAATTTGATATCTTCCAGCCGCAGTTGAGCAATTACCTGTGTTTGGCCCTGTAAGAATAGTAACACATATCTCAGGATGCTTGCTTAGGTTGTTTACCTGCTGTCCACCATACAAAAGTGAGTAAGGACGGTTCCCGTTAGCTTCACTGGCTGAGATGGTTCGCATCAAAGCACGGATGTAGGGATCACCCCCTTTCATTACCAAAGGTGGTAAATTATTGCCAAAAGTGGGATCAGAGGGCGATCGCAATTCTTCAAAAACATACCATTGAAATAAGTACACAAAGCCGAGAAGTGCGGCTATAGGGCCAATCAGCTTTTCAACGCCCTTGAGTTCAAAACCTTTCAGATTCTCACTCCTTGCAAATTCGCTCTCTAATCTAACAACAAAAATAGACTTGTCAATTTCGGTAAATGTCAGTTGACAGTTATCAGTTATCAGTTGTTTTTAACTAATGACTAATGACTATGGACTAATGACTAATAACTAACACTGCTGAAATAACTCACCAAAAGTTTTAGCACTAGCTTCTGGTTTAGCAACAATCTCGACTATTTTATTGCGTGCGCTTGGCTCAAACAAAGATTCCACACACACTTGAGCTACTTTTTGCCGGGGAATGCTACCGTCAAATAAGGTATCAGCAGTTTGCATGACGATCGCATCTGAGTTATCCTCATTCTTCAAGCCACCAGGACGGACTATCGTATAAGTAAGACCACTTTTTTGTAGATATTCTTCCGCTTGTTTTTTCCACACTAAGATTAGCCAGAACAGGTTCAATGGATGGAAAAATTGGGAGACGCACAAAGAAGTGACTAAAACAAAATTTTCAATTCCCTTGGCTTTGGCTACATCTACTAAATTCTTAGTGCCTTCAAAATCTACTTTATAAGGCCCTGTCGGGTCAAAGCTCGGTTTTGCACCAGTTGCACATAGTACCACTGTGCTATCTCCCAAAGCAGCCGTCAGGCTGGCGGGATCTAATACGTCACCTACAATCAACTCTGCATCAGGAGGTAAGATAGCTCTAGCTTTTTGCTCATCTCTCACTAAAGCACGTACAGGAATATTCCGCGCTATCAACTCTTGCACAATACGGCGACCTGTTTCACCTGTTGCCCCTGCTACAAATGCTTTCATGATTCACGCTATCCTGAATATTTAATATATGGCTGCTCAGTATATTGTAGTGATTCCATGAAGTTTATGACAGATTTATAAGATTTCGGTCAAAATAAGAGATTAGTGCTAAATCACCCACACAGTCTGGGAATTATTTAATAATAGACAAACGCCAAATTAGAGGGGAACGCATTGATGCTTTCGACAAACGGCGAATATCAATCTCTGGATATAGTAGAAAAAACTGTGCCTGTCGTTCCTAATTTCCAAGAAAATGAGGACACAGACACACCATTAATTGGTACATTAACAAAATTTTACGGTCGCTATAGCGACTCTATGGAAATGTACGCCCCAGCCGCGACTGTTGCTGAGTATCTGAATGGTCATGCTAGCTGGTTTACACGCTGTGCTGAACCGATGAAGGTGCATCCCCTGGGCGAAAATGGTTATGCTTTAACCATTGGTCGATTTGGCGCTTTTGGTTATGAAGTAGAACCCAAGATTGGTTTAGAACTTTTACCCCCAGACGAGGGAGTCTATCGTATCCGCACCATACCCATTCCCGACTATCAAGCACCAGGGTATGATGTAGACTATCACGCAGCCCTTCAGTTAAAAGAAAATTTCGCCGAAACCATCGTCACAAAAGTTGAATGGGAACTAGATTTAACAGTCTGTCTCCACTTCCCCCGATTTATCCAGCGTTTACCTAAATCTTTAATTCAGTCTACAGGCGATCGCCTACTTAACCAAATCGTCCGCCAAGTATCCCGCCGTCTTACCCGCAAAGTCCAACAAGACTTCCACCAAACTTTCGGTATTAGTCAATAGTCAACAGTCAACAGTCCAAAACTAATGACTATGGACTAATGACTAATGACTAATGACTAAGCTTGAGTAAGGATTCTTTGAACAATTTGCACGCCAGTGATAGCCTGCCAAGTAAAGAGTCCTAAAATCACGAAATTGATTAAAATATGGCTTACCCTCGCCCAATTTGCCCCTTTCTGCATATAAGGAGATAAAGCAGCAGAAAATGCAATTAAACCTGTCATACCTAGTCCAGCTAAAAGATGCGGCCCCACAAATAACTTGCCGTTATTAATATAGGTGACAGCCATCCCACCAATTGCACCTGTTACCATCAAAGCTAAAAGTATTGAGCCTATTTGGTAGTGTCTGACATTGTATCTACCTTTAATCAATTCTTTCTTTTCTTCTCCTTGCGCATTTCTGGTACGCTGTACCTGTAGCCCTAAATAAGCCGCGTAGAGTGAAAGTGCTAATAACACCCACATAATCAAGGGGTGAAAGAAATTTAACCAATATTTAACCGGGGCAGACAATTCCAAACTCATTGTGTTCTCGCCTAATGCTTAAATCTTAATAAAAATTAGCATAACTCTATAACAGGGAATAGGGAACAGGTGAGTCCACTTGCCGTATTCTCTGCGAGAAGCTATGCGTTGGCGTAAGCCTGTCGTAGACAAGGCTGTTCCCGTCACGATGGCAAAGTGGCGAACCCGGAAGGCAACAGGGAACAGATTGGAAAGCCCCTAGCGCTCAGAATTGTATGATAGTTTGAGTGGCGTAGGCCTAACCCGTTGTAGACATCGCTACACACCACCTCCACCTATATGAGAAAACTCTGCCTCTAGCATCTAGAAAAACCTGTTTTAATATCCGCAATTAATTGATCAATTCTCTCTTTGGTAGTGTTCCAAGAACACATAAAACGTATACCACCAACTCCAATGAAAGTATAAAACTGCCAATTTTTATCCTTTAAATATTGAATCACTGGCCCTGGTAATTTCACAAAAACGCCATTAGCCTCACGAGGAAACATGATTTCTGCGCCATCTATATTTAATAATTCATTTTCCAAATAGGCAGCACATTGATTAGCATGATGGGCATTTTTTAACCATGCACCAGTTTCTAACAAACCCAACCACGGCGCAGAAATAAACCGCATTTTCGATGCTAATTGTCCAGCTTGCTTACAACGATAATCAAAATCTTCTGCTAAAGCTTTCTTAAAGAAAATAATTGCTTCCCCTAATGCCATCCCATTTTTAGTACCACAAAAACACAACACATCAACACCACTTTTCCAGCTAATCTCCGCCGGACTTTTATTCATAGCTGCAACTGCATTGGCAAAACGTGCGCCGTCCATGTGAACTTTTAATTTATACTTATGGGCAACTTCTTTAATACCTAAAAGTTCTTCTATAGAATATAAAGTTCCTAATTCAGTTGCTTGGGTAATACTAATAACCTTTGGTTTGGGGTAATGAATATCAGCCCTTCTAGTAATCACAAATTCTATAGCTTCAGGTGTTAACTTACCGTTTTCTCCCTTTGCTAGTAATAGCTTAGAACCATTAGATGCAAATTCTGGTGCGCCACATTCATCAGTTTCTATATGTGCTGTTTCGTGACAAATCACACTGTGATATGACTGACAAAGTGCAGCTAGTGATAATGAATTAGCGGCTGTACCGTTGAAGGTGAAAAATACTTCACAATCAATTTCAAATAACTCTCGAAAATAATCTGCTGCTTTTTGCGTCCATTCATCATTTCCATAAGCTGGCGCACTACCTTGATTAGCTTTAATCATATAGTCCATTGCTTCTGGACAAATACCAGAGTAATTATCACTGGCAAACTGTTCTAAATTAGTACTTATCATTTTTAGATTAATTTACCTTGATTTCGAGAATATACCCTGTCGCCCTCTGTAACTCTGCGGTTAAGAATTATTTATTTAACCACAGAGGCACAAAGAACACAGAGAGAGTGGATTAGGATAAATATTAACTATTTATATTTTTAGGAAACAGTAGAAATAAAATATAGCAACAGAATAATAATGCAGTTGAATATAATTAATAACCAATTACAAATAGAATTTACATGGAAAGAACAATTACTAGCTGTGCGTTTCCAAAAACTTTGGTTAATACCTTTAGCGCATATCAAACAAGCAACGGTAGGTAAACCTCAAAGTAGCTGGAAAGAACTACGCGCACCTGGTAGCTTCATTCCTGGGATCATCAAAGCTGGAACCTATTATACTGATAGGGGGAAAGAATTTTGGTATGTAAATCGAGATACTAATTACTTAATTATTGAGTTAGAGGATGAATCTTATCAAAGAATTATCCTTACTATCGAAAACAATACTTATTGGCAACAACAGCTTACTTAACTTTAACTGATACTATTATAACTTTTTCCCCTATAATTAGGGGAAAAAGTACAGTAGCCACGTTGATTTATAAATTTAAACGGGTGAAGAACCTAAATTTTGCGGTATCAACCACCAGCAACAGCAGGAACAATACTTACTTCATCACCATCTTTCAAGGATGTAGCTGTCCCATCGAGAAAGCGGATATCTTCGCTATTGACGTACAAATTCAAAAAGCGTCGCGGCTGTCCTTTCTCATCGCACAACCGCGATTTAATACCGGGAAATGTTTTCTCTAAAGAATCTAGGAGTTCTGCAATATTGCCACCACTTGATTCTAAAGCAGCTTGATTGTTTGTGAAATTTTGCAGGGCGGTTGGAACTAAAACTTTTACGGCCATAGTTAGTTAATTATTTGTCAGTGGTCAGTTGTTAGTTGTCGATTGTCAGTTGTCAGTTGTTTATTACTAATGACTAATGACAACTGACTATTGACTAAACTAGGACTTGTTGCCATTCTAGGCGATCAAGGGTACGAGAACGTTCTAATGCACGCTCGAAACTATCGAGTTTGGCATCAATTGTCAAAGGTTCGCCAACGTAGCCTTGTACTGCTTCTTGGGTCTTCAAACCATTGCCAGTGATGTAAACTACGGTGGTTTCGTCTGGATCTATCTTGCCAGCTTCTACCAATTTTTTCAGTACAGCGACGGTTGTACCACCAGCTGTTTCCGTGAAGATGCCCTCTGTTTCTGCAAGTAGCTTGATGCCTTCGATAATTTCTGCATCAGTCACTGATTCAATATTACCGCCTGTTTTCTTGGCAATTTCAACAGCATAAACACCATCTGCTGGGTTGCCGATCGCAATTGATTTAGCAATTGTATTCGGTTTAACTGGTTTAATAAAGTCTCTGTCTTCCCTAAATGCTTCGGCGATGGGAGAACAGCCTTCAGCTTGTGCGCCACTGAAGCGAACTGACTTACCTTCTACTAAACCAACCTCGACAAACTCTTGGAAGCCTTTATAAATCTTGGTGAACAGTGAACCGGAAGCCAAAGGTGCAACTATATGATCTGGTAGTTCCCAACCTAGTTGTTCGGCAACTTCATAACCCAAAGTTTTAGAACCTTCCGAGTAGTAGGGACGCAAGTTAATATTGACAAAACCCCAACCATGTGTATTAGCTACTTCTGAACAGAGGCGGTTTACTTGGTCGTAGTTGCCTTTCACAGCCATCAGGGTAGGACTATAGATTAAGCTACCTAATACTTTCCCGGCTTCCAAGTCAGAGGGGATGAAGACGCAACAATCTAAACCAGCATGAGCGGCGATCGCAGCTGTAGAATTGGCTAAATTTCCTGTGCTAGCGCAAGAAACTGTAGTGAATCCCAACTCCCTAGCGCGAGAAAGGGCGACGGACACCACCCTATCCTTAAAGCTGAGGGTGGGCATATTCACTGCATCATTTTTAATGTAAAGCTTGTTTAGACCCAGGCGACGGGCAAGACGATGGGAACGTACCAGGGGAGTCATACCTGTTCCCACATCTATTACATTGTCAGTTGCGACGGGCAGGAAGGCACGGTAGCGCCAGATAGAGTTGGGGCCAGCTTGAATTTTTTCACGGCTAACAGATTGACGTATAGCATCGTAGTCATACTTAACTTCTAACGGCCCAAAGCAAAACTCACACACATGACTGGCTTTAAGTTCATATTCTGCGCCACATTCTTTACATTGCAATGATTTTAATGTGGCATTGCTTGCTTGGGTGAGTTTGGATATTGCCTGAGTCATAAACTAGCCTTCCCTGTTTGTCCGTCAACTGAGGTTGATAGTAACACGGGTAAAAACACTAGTCAAACATACCCGACTAAAATTATCGGGTTTAAATTTTCCTACAGAATAGGCTTTGCATTTTTTGGCTTACATTAACCTAGTAAAATTAACTATAATAATTATATTTTTACTACAACAAATAAAAAAATACCAGTAATTTACTTAAATAAAAATACTGAAAAATACTGTTTCATTAAGTTGCAATACTAGTATTTTGACCCTTTTGTTATTGATTTATTTGCATTAACTTTGC
Above is a genomic segment from Nostoc sp. MS1 containing:
- a CDS encoding nucleotidyltransferase domain-containing protein, which gives rise to MEENILIPEVHQAFLKQVLGKLSQDERLLGVAIAGSYLSQEMDEYSDLDLIVVVDDIHYQ
- a CDS encoding thermonuclease family protein; translated protein: MKLIQGNFRILKAAPDGDSIRFYPNNPELWDERVQPNRTGGAQLRLDSIDSLETHFQAKGGLGTQHQPLELADGAANELLKFLGFKKITRNDREVVTAAEPEEVPGYILTSFADVYGRSVAFAFKGKSDVADGSEIFIDKSLIKKSANYHMLNKGLAYPTFYSKLYPDIRKELTIAAEKARKEKKGVWELDKTNEGFVLEDLKTITDDVVILPKLFRRLLGYLGINDGSAELDGFSKYLKSLGDRVIILPEGHVTGFHYVVKVEGQKIQLTVQPEDLIFLEK
- a CDS encoding aldo/keto reductase, yielding MLYRRFGRTQLQIPVFSCGGMRYQHKWQDVSYSDIPADNQANLEATINRAVELGINHIETARGYGSSEMQLGKILPKFPREKLIVQTKVSPVADAKEFRNTFEQSLSYLQLDYVDLLGLHGINNAELLDYSVRPGGCLDVVRQLQAEGKVRFVGFSTHGATDVIVKAINTNQFDYVNLHWYYINQWNWPAIEAATRHDMGVFIISPTDKGGKLYSPPQKLVDLCTPLSPIVFNDLFCLSHSQVHTLSLGAAKPQDFDEHLKTLDLVDRASEILPPILARLEEAAIATLGEDWVKTWQTNLPKLEDTPGQVNIRVILWLLNLATAYDLVDYAKMRYNLLGNASHWFPGNKADKLAEVDLKQCLSSSPHADKIPQFLAKAHQLLAGEELQRLSQS
- a CDS encoding HhoA/HhoB/HtrA family serine endopeptidase — encoded protein: MKFAKIPQTIRQLGTHVIAIFIGVVLTVSSLWVLPSQAEPAPTSTAPELIAQKQSAAAAAVGNSSFVTAAVNRVGSAVVRIDTERTITRRVDPFMEDPFFRRFFGEGFQGQLPSEQLRGLGSGFIIDKSGLILTNAHVVDKADRVTVRLKDGRSFEGTVQGIDEVTDLAVVKINAGNSLPVAPLGSSNSVQVGDWAIAVGNPLGFDNTVTLGIVSTLKRSSAQVGITDKRLDFIQTDAAINPGNSGGPLLNDKGEVIGINTAIRADAMGIGFAIPIDKAKAIAVQLQRDGKVAHPYLGVQMATLTPELAQQNNNDPNSAFAIPEVNGVLVIRVVPNSPAASAGIRRGDVILQVDGQAITSAEQLQNVVENSRLGQALQVRVQRGNQTQQLSVRTAELQNAA
- a CDS encoding metal-sensing transcriptional repressor, with the protein product MNGSNRLVKESLPVSQKAEEHHNHDAEHDHTNHSHGQVESVHPHVHSEESLRRIVNRLSRIEGHIRGIKTMVQQGSPCPDVLLQIAAVRGALDKVARIVLDEHLTECIARASKEGNIEVEIEQLKAALDRFLP
- a CDS encoding dihydrofolate reductase family protein, whose amino-acid sequence is MRKIILFIASSLDGYIARESGEIDWLFTDQDYGYTEFYDQVDTLILGNKTYQQVLSFEEYPYMDKEVFVFSKTESGETANNAKFVNSNWLNFVNILCQSHGNNIWLVGGAQLIHFFLQHHLIDELILSIHPIILGTGIPLIVNDSSLETQLDLKNIKTFDTGLVQIFYNFS
- the menH gene encoding 2-succinyl-6-hydroxy-2,4-cyclohexadiene-1-carboxylate synthase encodes the protein MLIKNYQFNYSFINNSNKSVILLLHGFIGNIDEFDEAIKLLGDDFSYLRLDLPGHGKTQVLGGDEYYSMEKTAQGLINLLDELKITKCFLVGYSMGGRLALYLTLHFPELFYQVVLESASPGLPTEVERLERVKRDAQIAKELARSVNKSDFASFLINWYHQPIFGNIKYHPEFESMLKSRLQNQPIELVKSLQFMGTGSQPSLWKKLQDNQVPLLLLVGEHDEKFIEINREMAKISQLSKLNIITDAAHNIHFENTLEFVQKLQEFFSIASL
- a CDS encoding glycoside hydrolase family protein; the protein is MGPIAALLGFVYLFQWYVFEELRSPSDPTFGNNLPPLVMKGGDPYIRALMRTISASEANGNRPYSLLYGGQQVNNLSKHPEICVTILTGPNTGNCSTAAGRYQIINTTWYQIAPRYHPKPSPMMFWSRYSFEPEYQDLVVYRWLNDSKVWGVDISQLLHQGKINDVLRRLSPTWTSLGYGIETNSISSALPRVYQKMLQEELTTANNPASKTVTPTPTTKSQTKEKQ
- a CDS encoding SDR family oxidoreductase produces the protein MKAFVAGATGETGRRIVQELIARNIPVRALVRDEQKARAILPPDAELIVGDVLDPASLTAALGDSTVVLCATGAKPSFDPTGPYKVDFEGTKNLVDVAKAKGIENFVLVTSLCVSQFFHPLNLFWLILVWKKQAEEYLQKSGLTYTIVRPGGLKNEDNSDAIVMQTADTLFDGSIPRQKVAQVCVESLFEPSARNKIVEIVAKPEASAKTFGELFQQC
- a CDS encoding DUF1997 domain-containing protein; this translates as MLSTNGEYQSLDIVEKTVPVVPNFQENEDTDTPLIGTLTKFYGRYSDSMEMYAPAATVAEYLNGHASWFTRCAEPMKVHPLGENGYALTIGRFGAFGYEVEPKIGLELLPPDEGVYRIRTIPIPDYQAPGYDVDYHAALQLKENFAETIVTKVEWELDLTVCLHFPRFIQRLPKSLIQSTGDRLLNQIVRQVSRRLTRKVQQDFHQTFGISQ
- a CDS encoding DUF4079 domain-containing protein, producing the protein MSLELSAPVKYWLNFFHPLIMWVLLALSLYAAYLGLQVQRTRNAQGEEKKELIKGRYNVRHYQIGSILLALMVTGAIGGMAVTYINNGKLFVGPHLLAGLGMTGLIAFSAALSPYMQKGANWARVSHILINFVILGLFTWQAITGVQIVQRILTQA